The region ATTGACACTATGCCAATCAATGCCCTAACCCTATGTTTTAAAATAATTAAAAATACCCCCCAATGAAAAACACTTGCCTCGTTCATTGGCTCATCATGACAAATCTTACGTTTATTTGCCTTATCGCTAAATGTAAACCTAAGTTAACAAAAACAGTATTTTCACATGTTACTAAATTTGTAACTGTTGAACCGAAACCTAATTCCTGACACGAACAAACCAGAAAATAGCCTCAACTACAGTGTTTCTTGCTATCTCCTGATTAAAAGCTAAGCAACAAATCTAGGCTGTGCGGTATCGTGAGTAAACATGAGAGAAACCATACCCCTTTCGACATGATTTATACCAAATTGGTCGAAAGGCGCAAAAATAGCTGTGATATACTCGCGCTTTCGTTTCTTCCGAGGTTAATTAATGGCTCCAGTGTTAGACATCAGCATGTGGATTGCGATTTGCGCAGTTGGCTTTATTGCTGGCTTTATCGATGCGATTGCTGGTGGTGGTGGTATGTTAACCGTGCCGACTCTTCTTGCCTCAGGTCTTCCTCCCCATGTTGCCCTAGGTACTAATAAATTAGCCTCCAGTTTCGGCACGTTAACCGCTTCATTTACTTTTTATCGGAAAAAACTATTTAGCCCGGGCTTTTGGCGCTATGCACTGATTTATACCGCAATAGGCTCAGTGTTGGGCACTATTGTTGTCAGTCACATATCAACGGAATGGCTCGAAAAAGGCTTGCCAATTTTAATTATGACAACCGCTTTGTACACATTAGTCGCTAAAAATGTTTGTAATGACCAAATGGGATTACCCAAATCATCCCCCATTATCAAACGTAAGCAAATGTGCCAAGGCACTATACTCGGGTTTTATGACGGAGTTGCAGGCCCTGGTACAGGCGCTTTTTGGATGGCTTCGAGTTCGGCTTTGTACAAAATGAACTTATTATTAAGTAGTGGCTTATCGCGCTCTTGCAATTTTGTCAGTAACGTATGCTCGCTAGCGACATTTATTTACCTTGGCCATGTCAATGTATTACTCGGCATTTCGATGGGGCTGTTTTTAATGCTTGGCGCTTGGGTTGGTGCGCACTCAGC is a window of Thalassotalea euphylliae DNA encoding:
- a CDS encoding sulfite exporter TauE/SafE family protein yields the protein MAPVLDISMWIAICAVGFIAGFIDAIAGGGGMLTVPTLLASGLPPHVALGTNKLASSFGTLTASFTFYRKKLFSPGFWRYALIYTAIGSVLGTIVVSHISTEWLEKGLPILIMTTALYTLVAKNVCNDQMGLPKSSPIIKRKQMCQGTILGFYDGVAGPGTGAFWMASSSALYKMNLLLSSGLSRSCNFVSNVCSLATFIYLGHVNVLLGISMGLFLMLGAWVGAHSAIKFGSRFIRPVFIFVVCVISLNLAWQAWFTG